The genomic stretch CGTCGGCACTGGCAAATGCAGCATGTGGGCAAAGGAGAAATCCAAGCGAACCATTGGATGCTCTTTCAGAGATAGGCTTCAGTGGAAAATAGGAGACAGAACCAAATCACTTTTATGAATAGAGGTTAGGACCAGCCCAGCCTTGTTCTTctgttattttatcattattagaAGTTAGAGGTGGTGATTGGGACAGGTTCCCTTTCAGCCTTTTGTAGAGTGGAATTCTGTTTGGCTTCCAGAACTCTTCAGTGAAGGAAGATAAGGGATAGGGAATTAGTGACCTCCAAAGAAATGCAGAACAGGGTGAACCATGGTGAGAATTATACCCAGTCATAGAAAAACATAAACTCTTAGGAGGAAAGGCGACagttgtgtgtggggggagaagtcaagtatttgttgaatttccATTACATTCCAAGCCCTGTGCTAAATTCCATACCTGACTTGATTTGCAGTAGAGTGGAAGGTGTGGTTCAGGAACCTGCTGCTTGGGCCAGTCTAACTTTCCAAAAAGGTTCAGCTTTAAACCTGTAAATGTCCCTAGaataagaaaggagaggagaagaaagacaagCCTGGCTTTAGGAATGAAGATTGTGCTTTGATCTTTGGGTTTTCTGGTATAGAGGTACAGGAGACAAGGTATCCCACAATTGGGCCATTCTCAACCCAGTTCAGACAGATTTGTGCTTCCAGAATTTGTGAGTAGGTTTTTAACTCAGAACATAATTTGCTTGCAGGAGCAGTGCCTTAAAGTCATGCTTATGTCCAAATCACACTTGACTCCAGAATGCAGGGGATACAGGGGCTGGTGAGGGGAATATAACCACCCTGTAACTTCATTTCTGTGGGGAACGTTCTGAGCATTTGTGGCAATGTCAGGAACAGTTATCCTGGAGTGCCTGCAGTAAGCAATCTATATTCCCCTGTACTTGTTTGTGCCTGCTACTAGAGTATGTAGGGCTGGGAGTTATCTGGTACCAGTAAGCTCTTGGTGATAGTAGGAGATGGGATGGGTGTTAACTCTCAGAAGCATCCTCAGAAGGAAGATGGTAATGGCACATGTGTAAGCAGTTCATAATTGCCTGTGGGTTGAGATTGGACAAAACAGACTAGATTCCAAACAATTATTGGGGATTAATGAAAATCCTTAATCATTACATCTGGGATTCTGATTTCAAACTTTCATGGGATTTTAAAGTATCTCTAGTTCCGCTAAACCTATCCTCCAgggaatttttaataaaagcataGTTCTTGTTTACTTAAAAAGTAATTACCACCTTACTTTGGGAGAAATTGTCCTGAGAGAATGAACCTACAGAACATTAGTCTCTTTTTAACCTAGATCCTAAAATTTTCACAGGcaaaagaagatataacattaAACTATGGAAAACTTTCACAGACTGCTTTAACTGTTTACCGATAGCAGCCATCGTGGATGAGAAGATATTCTGCTGTCATGGAGGTATGTGGGCTAATTTTAGTTGCAAATAGATTTTGTTCCCTTCTGAAGGGGGTACACTTTGATATTTGAGTTGTCGTTGGGATGACTTCTCTGTCAGGTGACTCTGTTTATTGATGTGTTACACCATGGGTCCACTCTGGCACATCCAGGATCATTTGGATAGAAATCTAAAGTAAGAAATTGATTTGTTACAGGGAATTCTAGGCTCTGTAACAGTTTGACTTGAAAATAGAGCAGAAAGTGTTTTTAGATATAAAATGAAGAGTGATTAATATGCTGTATCATAGGTCCTCCAGAATACTGAAAATGTGAGTAGACTTTCCTTGGTCTGTTTTTGATCCTCTCCTTTTAGAAATTTTTCTGACTtggattttaaaagcaattttatttttctccgtGGTTGTGCTTTgtataacataattaaaatagtaattgCAAAAAGGATTTCTTTTCACCCGTGGTCAGAAATTAAACAACTGTCAAAGAGCCAACacaatgtattttaataaagccATTATCCCTGCCCTCCTGTACTTAAACTGGTTTTGGTAGAGCTGGGCgtgtgatttttaaagtttttttttattttatttttttaagtaaactctacccctagcatggggcttgaactcacaatcccgagatcaggagttggatgctccacccaccagccaggtgcccctgggcatgTGATTTTAAACTCAGATGAAAGTCAACTACATCTGAGCTGGTCTGATAGATTAGATAGTCCTTGGACAGCACAGATTTCCTGGAAGGCTACATCATACTTGAGTGTCTGCATCCTCCACACCCAGGCATTACAAATGGTCAGTAATAAAATCTAGAATGTGCATGGTTCATTATTATCAAAGGAGTTGAGTGGTTGTCTATAAATCACTGGATTTTAGTTTTATAGGGCTCTGTATGTTGAGGTAACTGATTCCATATACCATTTAGACATACTGTGTCTCGCAGATAAGTGCATATAATAAATTCTAGTGTTTTTTCAgttgagttgtttttttcttttttgaccaaagctaaataaaaaacatagccataaaaataaatcatagccATTGCTTTAATTTAAGCCTTCCATGTTAGAGTCATTGAGTCTCTCTGTAAGCACATGGAACTGTTAAAGAGAAGttctattttcttcaaattttttttcatttactaggTTTATCACCAGATCTTCAATCTATGGAGCAGATTCGGCGAATTATGCGACCAACTGATGTACCAGATCAAGGTCTTCTTTGTGATCTTTTGTGGTCTGACCCCGATAAAGATGTCTTAGGCTGGGGTGAAAATGACAGAGGAGTGTCCTTCACATTTGGTGCAGAAGTGGTTGCAAAATTTCTCCATAAGCATGATTTGGATCTTATATGTAGAGCCCACCAGGTattgattttgaattttacatGTACACTTACgagcatgtgtgtgagcacaGATTCTCCTTGTTGATTTTAGTGGGTAGGTATTGCTTATTCATACAAAATGTCTCTGCAAATGACCTGTAGGATATCAGGCTCAATGGGAAACTGAAAAGTGGTTTTACTCATCTGCAATTTACAACTACTTATACTAAAAACATTTTCTCTCCAAGGTGGTTGAAGATGGATATGAATTTTTTGCAAAGAGGCAGTTGGTCACTCTGTTTTCTGCACCCAATTATTGTGGAGAGTTTGACAATGCAGGTGCCATGATGAGTGTGGACGAAACTCTAATGTGTTCTTTTCAGGTAGAGGATGTTTTCAACATTGTTTCCTACTGTTATGTCTGAATTTTaccgattttttaaaaaattgctattttttgCCTGCTGTTCATTTATGTTGAGTagactaaatttttattttcccatacAAGTATTTGTCCTAATTCAGTATCGGTGGACCcctttgaaggggaaaaaattgtcAGAGAacctttcctgccttgttgaatTTAGCTGTTTTTACATTATAAATGAGGTAAAAAACCAATTTATTGGCTCCTTATGCTTATTCCTTtactgtaaatctaaaacttatGTCAGTGTAATGTTCAGCTAAAATTAAATCCCTGCTTGTATGTGAGAGTAGAACTAACTGCCATGTGCCAGATGTGCTCTGTGATTACTCCCTTCTCCCACCACTTTTCTCTAATTTCCACAAGACTGATTCACCATGACATCATTTGGCCTTTGCTTGGCAAAAAAGTATCATTTACATGTAAAGTCTGagtctttttcttgttctcttatTACGATTAAACTTGTACAGTTTCAAGCTAGCCCAGTCACAGTCATAAATAAAGCCACTTAAGTCAAGTGGCAGTCATCAGTTAAATGTTGTTTTAGCAACTGTCTGGGGGAACTTGCAGCTCCCAGTGATGACGAGAGGGCCCCCTGTgggtttgagaaacactgctctagaGAACtctccactccaccccacccccctgtcAGGGGATAGCCTGGAGATACTACAAGATCTGACTTGAGAATATTGTCATTTTATCCAGAGGCAAAATAATTTGTCCCTGTATTTCATCTGTTCATCATAGCATTTATTACCAAAATGCTCACATGTTAACATATTAACATGGTTTATGTTAATGTGTTAGTGGGACTTTCAGAGTTGTTGGGTCAGTTTTAAATGGTCAGAAACCTTTCTGAACAAAAGATTTGAGTGAGATTTAAGAAATCTTAAGATTTggaattgaaaatatttcctaaaatgcGCTGCCTTTGAATCTTTGCAGATTTTAAAGCCTGCAGAGAAAAAGAAGCCGAATGCCACGAGACCTGTAACACCTCCAAGGGGTATGATCACAAAGCAAGCAAAGAAATAGATGTCATTTTGACACTGCCTAGTTGGGACTTGTAACATAGAGTATAtaaccttcatttttaaaactgtaatgtGTATTGGTCAGCTTGCTCAAATAGTGTGTTTGTGGGGCCCCCCTTCCATTTTTTGAGTTAATGAATGGCATTTGCTGGTTATAACAGCAAATGAAAGATTCTCCTCTCccaagaaaaaatgttttgtttttttaattctgtacTCCTTTTGCAAACAACTTTAATGATGGTGTTAAAGCTGTATACCCCAGAACAGTTTATCCTGTCTGGGTAAGTGTAcaattgatctttttaaaattcatttcaaccATGAATAATGTAAATGCTCGTTTTCTTTAGGATATAAAGAGAGCCCTAGGGTGCTCAATCTGTACATGTTATTGTCATAAAATGCATACTGTTGATAACAGACCActgtgaacatattttttttttaattttgtttcaaagggattgcttttttctctcattgTCTTGTCATGTACAAACTAGTTTTTATAGCTATCAACATTAGGATTAACTCAACCTTGCCAGCATCACTGGTATGGTGTATATTTAATTAAAGCACACTTTCCCCTACCGTATACTCAAGATGACGATTAaagccattattttaaatgtttgtgacTCTTTCCTAAAgccaaagtttctgttgaaatatGTATTGACACACCCCTAAGCACAAGGTGGCATGGTTGTGTACGCGTGCCACCTTCGTGGGGATTCAAAaacaggtttttggttttgaatAGCAATTAGTAACATAGTGCTGTTTAAGCTATTAATGATTAAAGTTAATAACATTTTGTATAATTTCCATATAGTCTATTCATTAAGTAATCTTTTTACAGTTACATCAGGCCTGAACTCGTCCATTCAGAAAGCTTCAAATTATAGAAACAATACTGTTCTATACGAGTGACCGATTATGCTTTCTTTGGCCTACATTCTTTATTCTGCGGTGAAGTTGAGGCTTATAAGTCAAAACAAAGGAACTAACTTAATATCCACCAGTTTATACAGAACTCACAGTAtctatgactttttttaaactaagatctgttaaaaagaaatctgtttcaaCAGATGACCGTGTACAATACCATGTGGTGAAAATGAATTCAGACTTATTAAACGACGAACTTGTTAAATCCTCTCAGTGTCTATTTATCAGCACAATACACACAGGAGAACTGTTGATGGCATATTGAATagattttaatgaataaattgCTCTGGAAACCACACAGTTTCAATTTGGATTTGTTTTCCTTCAAATAGTCTGTTTTCCAAAGATAGATTATAATATGGATGCTCATGTTTGTGGAGTTCTAACCCGGATGTAACTACGTTTCTGAAGTAGGGTGATGCGATTGAGCTCTCCTCCCCTGCTGTTTGGGAGGTGTGGGGCTTGATGAGCTGCGATGTCACCTGCGGCCATAGTTGTTTCTTGGTCTGGGTTCAGTTGAacaactgctttctttttttggacTCAACTACCAGTGTTTGCATTCATAGTTCTTTGCTTGCTTCTCACTTCCCTGATTCGTGTGGAACGCAGTGTTGTGTCATATTACATGTGTCACAAGTGTGTCAAGTAGATATCCATTTCTGAAAGTACATTAAAAGTGAGTGGAGAGCATGTCTTTTGCAAAGCACTTTCTTCTCTCAAAAATTGGCTTCCCTCAGGGAGTTGGAGGAGAGCCTCCTAGTAAGCGACTGTTTGAGCCAGTGATGGCCTGTGGAGGGAAAAGCACAGGGCTGCTGGGGTCCATTGTCCTGTCCGCAGTAACAGTCTCTGGTCCTAAGGCATTGGCCACGTCGTCCCCCCTTCACATGCTCCCCTGTCAGGGAGGGAGGTTGGACCTCCTGACCTCTTGTGCCTTCTTATTCCAAATTCTTTGACAAATCCAaacttgtattattttactttcttgtcATATTCTCCCAGACCTCTTCAACTATAGGAAGAAAGATGAGCAGTAATTGATTATGTCAAAGGCAAACTTCATGTGTCATTAATCTGTGCCCTGGACATTATCAATTGTGTCACTTTTAGGATTTCAAAATTCTGTAGTTATAAAATTGGGCTACTCTCCTCAGGTGATACAGCAGGGAGTATGGTAGCTTGATTAAAATTCTTTCAGAACACATAGCACCAGGTAAGTAGGGAACAAAATCAGTCTTTGTTTTAGGACATGAGATCTTAGGAGAGGCTCATAATTTGAAACTAGTATGTGACAATAGAACTTGAGGCCTTGCCTTAAAAATCCCAGTCTGCACCAACCTTACTTTCTCATTTGTTATTTCTCTAAATGCGCATCTGAATCACATCTGCCTTTGTAAACCATTGGTTACATTCCCGTCCAGGTCCTGGCTTGTTTCCTACCTGTGTGATTTGAGTGAGCGACTTAAATGCTGAGCCATAGTGTCTCTTATAAAACAGGGACCATACCTGCTTCATTGTCATTGTGAATCTTGAATGAAATGATGTGATATGCTTAGAGTAATGCTTGACTCATAATAGTATTATTCactattttttgctttataattaaaCTCAGTTGTTTGATGTGGTTGAAAACTCAGCTGGCCGGGTTCTAAATAGCACCTGCCTATTCTATATAGCCCTATAATGACCTGGTACTAAGCCATGGACAACCAAGCAGTTGTGAGCTCTGACTGCACATAAAATACCTATATTTTCagcaaatacaaaagaaacaacCAGGAAACGTGAAGTTGTTGCAATTAttagtgtaatattttaaattctggttttctTAGGTGTGATTTTTTTGAAGTATTCTTGCTCTGCAAGATGAAAGATGACTGCAACAGTACACCATTCAGAAAGGTGATGGCTATCCTTATGTAGCTAAATAGTCTGTATAATATCGTCGAAACCCATCTTTTGAAATCACTGGTTTGTACCTGCTTGACTAGGCCTGCCCATGTCTAGCTGCAGTGAACACAGCTGCTGACATGGCATACTTTTCAAGTCACGGATACGTAAATGGAATATGGGACATGGGAACTAGGAACAAACGATTGAGTGTTGAGTCATGAAGAAGGCACAGAATTCagagtgagggaaggaagagaaatcacCTGAGTTCTCTTTGGGACCATGATGGGAGGTTGAAAGGAAACTGCTGGgaagtgaagataaaataatagcTGGCAAACGGAGGCAGAGTGGGCAAGAGCTCTTTCAAAAAAGTAGGTTAAAAGGTTTGAAGTTCTACATGCCCATTTCCCCACCTCCTACGAAAAGATAGACCCAAAGTTCATTCAGCTTTGCAAACCAGCCAGCTGGAATCTGCACGAATCATGATTCGCTTCTTGCAGCTCTATAAATCAGATGTACACCTCAGCCTAGAGCAGAAGAATAGGACACCCCAGGTTTTCCTTTCCTCATATGTAAGATAACCAGAATGCTGAGGGGTTGTGAAGATTGAAAACCCACAAAAAGTGCCTAGTACTTTGCTTACACATAATGAGCATTCAGTAAGCAGCTATAAGACACCAAAGAATGTTTCTAAGATTTACATGaacggcaaaaaaaaaaaaaacttgggaaaACTTGTCCAGGCATAGGCAAAAATCAATTTTCATTCATCCATGCTGGATTGTGTATGTGAGCTTCAGATGAAGAGTAAAAATCAAGACCTGCTATCAATGCTTTCAACCTCATCCCAAGACCAATGGAATGAATACTCAAGAGTTCCTGGCATCCCCGAATTAGTGCATGAATAACCATTGTGATCACGGAGAAGACTGCTGTCTATCTGATCAGCACAATAGCTTCAGTAGCTCGAACAGGCATGGCATTTGGATTTATTGCATATATCAGTAATTTCAAATACAGGTAAGCATTTTAGTTGTGCAGATTATGtcattttttgtcatttatgtTATAGGATGAAAGCACTTGAGTTAATTTTGAATACTCCTGTAATAAAACTAAGAAGGAGTAAATAGGAAAATAGATGTTACCTAACTAAGTTTAGGAAGATCTTCATATTTAAGCTAACAaaattttttcagaatttttaaatgaggcATGCAAGCAATTGGAAATTGATCAGTATGGCAAAAATCCTAAGTGCTTCTGAAGGTACTCAGAAAGCATCTTGCCGTGCACGAAGCTTGAGATGGAGGGATTGTGTACAATTAAATCATTGTCATCAACCAGATTTTTTAAGTCCGGGAACTGAGGAAGACACGTAAGTCATTATCTTACAATTATTAGGACACAACACTCAGTTTGGTGGTAGGGCCAGCCACAAGACAACTTGCTCTTCCACCAACCTCAGGTAAAAGTGAGCATGTACTAAGTGTTACAAATGTACAGATAACTACAGGAGCAATAAAGCAACTAACTGATGATGCTAAGAAAGTTTTGTTCCTGCCTAATGTCAAACTTGGGAAAATTCTGACTgttcaaataaaatactttttctggCTAGATTTCATGTTCATTCTTGTGTCCCAAACAATCCCTAATAGTGATATTTTGCTGTGACCAAATTCggaatttatttaataatcattCAGCCAAGATGTATATATGGTGCAGCTGTAGGAAAAATCCTAAGgagccattttaaaatgtattctttttttcttctagccACCCAATTAGCACAGTATCAAATACCATGTCTCCCAGTGAGGACCAGCCCACACACCAGTTGCTCAGGGCTGGTGTACGAGAGAACAGTAACCAGTCATTATGTTCTGGGACAGACTGGCTGCTTGACCTTTCCAGCAAAACCCTGGCAAGTTAGGTAGGTGTGGCAGGAGAGCGGGTGGGATAAAGATGTTTCTGCTGAGCTTGGCAGTTCATTTGCTATCTGCTGGAGATTCGCTCCATCCACCGACTCCAGGAGCCTTTAGAGGAGTCAAATTCAATACCTGTTAGTTACCAAAATGAAATCACATCTTTCCAAGTTTTGATGACCCACCCACAAACACCAatgtcttccttttcttgcttAGCGTTAACCCTAATGATTGAGGGATAGCTGGAGTTGACTCAATCTCTTAGTTGTGAGGCCGtgcaatgtaaatggtaagatgcATGGGTCAGTGTGGATCGGGGGTTGGCTGGATTTTCTTCACCAACTGGGCTCAGATTGATTTCAAGTCTGCCTCCCGTGTCTGCTGTTCTTCTAGGGCCATGAGGTGTTTCTCAAGACAGTGGAATAAggacaaaagaggaaagaaagccaaCTATCTTTTAAGATTTGCTGCAGTGCAAATTGCTTATTGGGTGCACATTTTGGTCACCTCTGCTTTTACATTTATACAGAGTTGAGAAAGGTGATCTGCATTCTTTTCCCAATCTCAGAAAGCTAGGATTCCTCTAAGACAATGCTGTCCGTACTCTCTTGACAGGTGGAACCCTTTACACAAAATCAGATCAAAGTCATCTGTAAAGTGAATAAAATCAGAATGGCTCTAAAAGCAGAGGCTGGGGGCTCGTTTTCCCCACCAGCTTGAGTCCCCAAGGCTTGAAACCACTACTTTAAGAGAATTGCTTACAGGCCTGAGTTTGTAGACCAGCTTCGGTAAGATGCCAGTACAACCTTAAACTGTTAGAGCTTTCTCAGCTTTGTGATGCCTTGTCCAATAGCTAACTAGCTAAGAAATTTAATCCACGTACTCTCCCGATAGAAAAACAGGTAATCACTTCTGGGTTATTTAGCTGGCTTTCCCTTCTTAGCATTTCATCATGGGACACATCGGGAAAGCATTCTGTAGATCTGAACCCGACATCCATAGGAGGCCAGGGTTTTTCATTGAGGGGGTTCCAGGGCCACTTCCTTTGTTtcttgattgtgtgtgtgtataatttcattaaatgtatttCACTGTGTGTATATCAAGATACATTATCATTTTATGTGTTAACGTATTTcatatgctgtattttttttagcATCTATTTTTTTGTGAAGtatctgaatataaaaatatatgtatgtgtaaaacACCCACGTACCCACTACCTGGGTTAAGAAATAGAATGTTACCCATATCTGAGGAGCCCCCTGGGTGTACCTCCCCAATTACACATACTCCCTCCAGAATTAACCACGATCTTGAATTTAAGATTagtcatttccttgctttttattgTGTGTGTCCCTAAACAATATACTGTTAAATTTTGCcaatttttgaatgttttatatgctgtattttgtgaatggcttctttcaacattttctttaaatttaaatttcttctaattttaatgttttattttaagtaatctctatacccaacctgaggctcaaactcacaaccccaaaatcaagagtcgcatgctcttctgactgagccagccaattGCCCCTCAgtatttttttagagattgaTCCATGTTGACATGCTCAAttcccattttatgttttttggggTATGGTGGGGGGTTCCCctcttttcttgtcctttttttcctctacttttttctatttgtttgaaGTTACATTTTTTATGACTGTTCTTTTAGTGGTTACTCTAGTAGTTTTAATACACATTATTAGCTTTAGATGTTACTATCTTTGCAATTCACCCTCTCTGTCCTTCGGGACTGATGATAAGACACGTGTTAGACCCCATTCTTCCGTTTCCCTGTAACCTTGCTCTGTCTTCCATCTCTGTCCCTGTGAGCTACATTCTCAATAATATCTTCAGCTATAGCTTCTAGTTTACTAATTTTCTCCTCACTTGTGCCTAATCTAATCCAgccactgaatttttttattttaattactgtattttatttcaagttctgtttcggttttttgtttttcaaaaacctGCTTGGTCattctttgttgtcattttttcCCTGCTAATCTTTTTAAACTTCTATTCCTCTAAGTATAATAACCATGGTTATTTTATATTCCATGTGATTATTCCAATAT from Ursus arctos isolate Adak ecotype North America unplaced genomic scaffold, UrsArc2.0 scaffold_34, whole genome shotgun sequence encodes the following:
- the PPP1CC gene encoding serine/threonine-protein phosphatase PP1-gamma catalytic subunit, producing MADIDKLNIDSIIQRLLEVRGSKPGKNVQLQENEIRGLCLKSREIFLSQPILLELEAPLKICGDIHGQYYDLLRLFEYGGFPPESNYLFLGDYVDRGKQSLETICLLLAYKIKYPENFFLLRGNHECASINRIYGFYDECKRRYNIKLWKTFTDCFNCLPIAAIVDEKIFCCHGGLSPDLQSMEQIRRIMRPTDVPDQGLLCDLLWSDPDKDVLGWGENDRGVSFTFGAEVVAKFLHKHDLDLICRAHQVVEDGYEFFAKRQLVTLFSAPNYCGEFDNAGAMMSVDETLMCSFQILKPAEKKKPNATRPVTPPRVTSGLNSSIQKASNYRNNTVLYE